The following are encoded together in the Limanda limanda chromosome 12, fLimLim1.1, whole genome shotgun sequence genome:
- the traf3 gene encoding TNF receptor-associated factor 3 has translation MSAGRSADGREVQIPLQQVAPSVAASLAVVSPLTPPSHRPANPWPPSDPAASHGVSAGFLPLHEGFRDHFVETPEAKYRCEVCRLVLCQPRQTECGHRFCQSCIHHILSQSNPVCPADMEQLFKDKIFRDVCCQREIMALKVYCRSEANGCQEQMSLHQIPDHLNVCPFFEVPCPLGKCKERMMRKEIPDHLSWKCKHRETTCEFCITKMPLTDLQKHKETVCPAFPVSCPNHCSSSSLPRSELSSHQHDCPKAQVICQFHRYGCTFKGLNQEMRQHESTCAAEHLRMMANRNSSLENKVEEVKGELLERYKVLPALSSRLSDLENQNDELRDKNRQMEQKFSTMQKLMSSHSEKLLEVELELRSLRLLRDEVENLRGTLESVRVRLTALEQGRSGTGPSTHTLAPLETQLNRHDDMLSVHEIRLADMDLRFQVLETASYNGTLIWKIRDYKRRKQEAVAAKTLSLYSQPFYTGYFGYKMCARVYLNGDGMGKGTHLSLFFVVMRGEYDALLPWPFKQKVTLMLMDQGPSRKHLGDAFKPDPNSSSFRRPAAEMNIASGCPLFVSQSVLETGSYIKDDTIFIKVTVDTSDLPDP, from the exons TCCTGCCTCTTCATGAAGGATTCAGAGATCACTTTGTAGAAACTCCAGAAGCCAAATACCGCTGCGAGGTGTGCAGGCTGGTCCTATGTCAGCCTCGCCAGACCGAGTGTGGACACCGCTTCTGTCAGAGCTGCATCCACCACATCCTCAG TCAGTCCAACCCGGTGTGTCCAGCTGACATGGAGCAGCTGTTTAAAGACAAG ATCTTCAGAGACGTTTGCTGCCAGCGGGAAATCATGGCTCTGAAGGTTTACTGTCGCAGTGAAGCCAACGGCTGTCAGGAACAGATGAGTCTGCACCAGATCCCT gACCACCTGAATGTGTGTCCGTTCTTTGAGGTTCCCTGTCCATTGGGTAAATGCAAAGAGCGAATGATGAGGAAAGAGATTCCCGACCACCTGAGCTGGAagtgtaaacacagagagaccACCTGCGAGTTCTGCATCACCAAGATGCCTCTGACTGACCTGCAG aaacacaaagagacggTGTGTCCAGCCTTCCCAGTGTCCTGTCCAAaccactgctcctcttcctccctgcccCGGAGTGAG TTGTCCAGTCACCAACACGACTGTCCTAAAGCTCAGGTCATTTGCCAGTTTCATCGTTACGGCTGCACCTTCAAG GGTTTGAACCAGGAAATGAGGCAACATGAGTCGACCTGTGCAGCTGAGCACCTGAGGATGATGGCCAATAGGAACTCCTCATTAGAGAACAag gtggaggaggtcaaaggtgagcTGTTGGAGCGCTATAAAGTTCTTCCGGCTCTCAGTAGTCGTCTGTCAGACCTGGAGAACCAGAACGACGAGCTGAGAGACAAGAACCGACAAATGGAGCAGAAGTTCTCTACCATGCAG AAACTCATGAGTTCTCACTCAGAGAAGCTGCtagaggtggagctggagcttcGTTCTCTGCGACTCCTCAGAGACGAGGTGGAGAACCTGAGAGGAACTCTGGAGAGCGTTCGGGTGAGGCTGACTGCTCTGGAACAAGGACGCAGCGGAACCGGACCCTCTACACACACTCTGG CACCCCTGGAGACTCAGCTTAACCGACACGACGACATGCTAAGTGTCCACGAGATCCGATTGGCTGACATGGACCTGCGTTTCCAGGTGTTGGAGACGGCGAGTTACAACGGGACTCTGATCTGGAAGATTCGCGACTACAAGAGACGGAAACAGGAAGCTGTGGCGGCAAAGACACTGTCGCTGTATTCACAGCCGTTTTATACAGGATACTTTGGATATAAGATGTGTGCCCGAGTCTACCTGAACGGAGACGGCATGGGCAAAGGGACGCACCTGTCGCTGTTCTTTGTGGTGATGAGGGGCGAGTACGACGCCCTGCTGCCCTGGCCCTTCAAACAGAAA GTGACTCTGATGCTGATGGACCAGGGTCCGTCCAGGAAACACCTGGGCGACGCCTTCAAACCAGatccaaacagcagcagcttccgaCGCCCGGCTGCAGAGATGAACATCGCCTCCGGGTgtcctctgtttgtgtctcagagTGTCCTGGAGACAGGCAGCTACATTAAAGACGATACCATCTTCATCAAG GTTACCGTGGATACCTCTGACCTACCTGACCCTTGA